Proteins encoded together in one Micromonospora auratinigra window:
- a CDS encoding M15 family metallopeptidase yields the protein MRNRTTAVLLVLAVLAAAGCERSAPRPAPSTTGPSPAPSTTGPSPAPSTTGPRAPADFVDLASVDPGVRTDIRYAGAHNFVGRPVAGYVEPRCLLTRPAAEALHRVQTAALARGRSLKVYDCYRPQRAADDFVAWAKVPGEQRTKAEFYPDEPKDRLFADGYIGAPTAHSRGSTLDLTLVPVPTPEQPAYRPGQPLVACTAPAGRRFADNSVDMGTGFDCFDSRAHTGDPRITGTARQNRQLLKELMTAQGFENYPREWWHYRYVDEPYPKTYFDFPVARSSLR from the coding sequence GTGAGGAACCGGACGACCGCCGTGCTGCTCGTGCTGGCTGTGCTGGCCGCCGCCGGCTGCGAGCGGTCCGCGCCCCGGCCCGCCCCGTCGACCACCGGTCCGTCGCCGGCCCCGTCGACCACCGGTCCGTCGCCGGCCCCGTCGACCACCGGCCCGCGCGCCCCGGCCGACTTCGTCGACCTGGCGTCCGTCGACCCCGGCGTCCGTACCGACATCCGGTACGCCGGAGCGCACAACTTCGTCGGCCGGCCGGTCGCCGGCTACGTCGAACCCCGCTGCCTGCTCACCCGGCCGGCGGCCGAGGCGCTGCACCGGGTGCAGACCGCCGCGCTGGCCCGGGGGCGCAGCCTGAAGGTGTACGACTGCTACCGCCCGCAGCGGGCCGCCGACGACTTCGTCGCCTGGGCGAAGGTCCCGGGCGAGCAGCGGACGAAGGCGGAGTTCTATCCCGACGAGCCGAAGGACCGGCTCTTCGCCGACGGGTACATCGGCGCGCCGACGGCGCACAGCCGGGGCAGCACCCTCGACCTGACCCTGGTCCCGGTGCCCACCCCCGAGCAGCCGGCGTACCGGCCCGGGCAGCCGCTGGTGGCCTGCACCGCGCCGGCCGGCCGGCGGTTCGCCGACAACTCCGTCGACATGGGTACCGGGTTCGACTGCTTCGACAGCCGCGCGCACACCGGAGACCCGAGGATCACGGGTACGGCCCGGCAGAACCGGCAGCTGCTCAAGGAACTGATGACCGCGCAGGGGTTCGAGAACTACCCGCGCGAGTGGTGGCACTACCGCTACGTCGACGAGCCGTACCCGAAGACGTACTTCGACTTCCCGGTGGCCCGGTCGTCGCTGCGGTGA
- a CDS encoding M4 family metallopeptidase encodes MNPHLRRSALVASAVTAALVAGGTTVQAAGDGYDHTATATVFAPNPVQQLGDESLTDNKDTDYPALAGAYRSVLLTNLDGSGTLTGKYVVVKSSTGNAAVSVNGAYPGWHRDADQFEQVMGYHWVNTAQAYLQSLGFGSTLRPVNQRQIELRIDQYGGDNSFFRDDKANITLGKGGVDDAEDAEVIVHEYGHSVQDGQVAGFGTTPESGAIGEAFGDYLAVSVTGWATGVPTKTPEACVADWDSVSYTRTAPHCLRRLDGTKVYPADVVGEVHADGEIWSRALWDIRASLGDRKATTLIVDAQFDFAKDTTFRAAALATVAAAQRLYGTQAAAATRAAFAARGIL; translated from the coding sequence ATGAACCCCCACCTCCGACGTTCCGCGCTGGTCGCCTCGGCGGTCACCGCGGCGCTGGTCGCCGGCGGCACGACCGTCCAGGCGGCCGGCGACGGCTACGACCACACCGCCACCGCGACGGTCTTCGCCCCCAACCCGGTGCAGCAGCTCGGCGACGAGTCGCTGACCGACAACAAGGACACCGACTACCCGGCGCTGGCCGGGGCGTACCGGTCGGTGCTGCTGACCAACCTGGACGGCTCCGGCACCCTCACCGGGAAGTACGTGGTGGTCAAGAGCAGCACCGGCAACGCCGCCGTGTCGGTGAACGGGGCGTACCCCGGCTGGCACCGCGACGCCGACCAGTTCGAGCAGGTGATGGGCTACCACTGGGTGAACACCGCCCAGGCGTACCTGCAGTCGCTCGGCTTCGGCAGCACGCTGCGCCCGGTCAACCAGCGGCAGATCGAGCTGCGCATCGACCAGTACGGTGGCGACAACTCCTTCTTCCGCGACGACAAGGCGAACATCACCCTGGGCAAGGGCGGCGTGGACGACGCCGAGGACGCCGAGGTGATCGTCCACGAGTACGGCCACTCCGTCCAGGACGGGCAGGTGGCCGGCTTCGGCACCACGCCGGAGTCCGGGGCGATCGGCGAGGCGTTCGGCGACTACCTGGCGGTCAGCGTGACCGGCTGGGCCACCGGCGTGCCGACGAAGACCCCGGAGGCCTGCGTGGCCGACTGGGACTCCGTCTCGTACACCCGCACCGCCCCGCACTGCCTGCGCCGCCTCGACGGGACGAAGGTGTACCCGGCCGACGTGGTCGGCGAGGTGCACGCCGACGGCGAGATCTGGTCCCGCGCGCTGTGGGACATCCGCGCCTCGCTGGGTGACCGCAAGGCCACCACGCTGATCGTGGACGCCCAGTTCGACTTCGCCAAGGACACCACGTTCCGCGCCGCCGCGCTGGCCACCGTCGCCGCCGCGCAGCGGCTGTACGGCACCCAGGCCGCGGCCGCGACCCGGGCCGCCTTCGCCGCCCGCGGCATCCTCTGA
- a CDS encoding DinB family protein, whose product METERIGPPLRGGERETLRAFLDFHRATLALKCEGLTDDELRRPASPPSTLSLLGLVRHMAEVERAWFRRIIDGQDVPLVWSDSFDFQQAYDTTDADVAEAFEAWRREVEHARRIEREAESLDVTAWNERWEEDVSLRLVMLHMIHEYARHNGHADFLREAVDGTVGV is encoded by the coding sequence GTGGAGACCGAACGGATCGGCCCGCCGCTGCGCGGCGGGGAGCGTGAGACCCTGCGTGCCTTTCTCGACTTCCACCGGGCCACCCTGGCCCTGAAGTGCGAGGGGCTGACCGACGACGAGCTGCGGCGGCCGGCCTCCCCGCCGTCCACGCTCAGCCTGCTCGGCCTGGTCCGGCACATGGCCGAGGTGGAACGTGCCTGGTTCCGCCGGATCATCGACGGCCAGGACGTGCCGCTGGTCTGGTCGGACAGCTTCGACTTCCAGCAGGCGTACGACACGACCGACGCCGACGTGGCGGAGGCGTTCGAAGCGTGGCGGCGGGAGGTCGAGCACGCCCGCCGGATCGAGCGCGAGGCCGAGTCCCTCGACGTCACCGCCTGGAACGAGCGCTGGGAGGAGGACGTCTCGCTGCGCCTGGTGATGCTCCACATGATCCACGAGTACGCCCGGCACAACGGCCACGCCGACTTCCTCCGCGAGGCGGTCGACGGCACCGTCGGCGTCTGA
- a CDS encoding M20 metallopeptidase family protein: MTSPTTGRRELLAGAVQRRSALSELYRRLHRRPELGLWLPDTQAAVLDALRPLPLEVRTGAASSAVVARLAGRGDAPPVLLRADMDALPLTEQTGLSYASEVAGAMHACGHDAHTAMLVQAAHLIAAADPGPPGDVILMFQPGEEGHDGCRTVLADGLLDGDFTPARGYALHQFPGLPAGTVATRPGPLLAGADALSVTVRGAGGHVALPHLGVDPVPVLCAVVLAVQQMVTRRFDVFDPVVVTVNRLDAGVPGAGIIPDTATAAGTVRTFSDAARARVAELLAEVANGVAAAHGCTAEVRVDPGYPPTVNDPAEARWALATVAGVLGAERTTELPTPMPASEDFAYLLRRMPGAMLILGTRPADGPVAPVHSPQMRLDESALTAGVAALAALALTPR, translated from the coding sequence ATGACGTCACCGACGACCGGCCGCCGGGAGCTGCTGGCGGGCGCGGTGCAGCGGCGCTCGGCGTTGAGCGAGCTGTACCGGCGACTGCACCGCCGGCCCGAACTGGGCCTGTGGCTGCCCGACACCCAGGCGGCGGTGCTCGACGCGCTGCGTCCACTGCCGCTGGAGGTGCGCACCGGTGCCGCCTCCAGCGCGGTGGTCGCCCGGCTCGCCGGCCGCGGTGACGCGCCACCGGTGCTGCTGCGCGCCGACATGGACGCGCTGCCGCTGACCGAGCAGACGGGGCTGTCGTACGCCTCCGAGGTGGCCGGTGCGATGCACGCCTGCGGGCACGACGCGCACACCGCCATGCTCGTGCAGGCCGCCCACCTGATCGCGGCCGCCGACCCGGGCCCGCCCGGGGACGTGATCCTGATGTTCCAGCCCGGCGAGGAGGGCCACGACGGCTGCCGCACCGTGCTGGCCGACGGGCTGCTCGACGGCGACTTCACCCCGGCGCGCGGGTACGCCCTGCACCAGTTCCCGGGGCTGCCGGCGGGCACGGTGGCCACCCGCCCGGGCCCGCTGCTGGCGGGCGCGGACGCCCTCTCCGTCACCGTACGCGGGGCGGGCGGCCACGTGGCCCTGCCGCACCTGGGCGTCGACCCGGTGCCGGTGCTCTGCGCCGTGGTGCTGGCCGTGCAGCAGATGGTCACCCGCCGCTTCGACGTGTTCGACCCGGTGGTGGTCACGGTGAACCGGCTGGACGCCGGCGTCCCCGGGGCCGGGATCATCCCGGACACGGCGACCGCCGCGGGCACCGTACGCACGTTCAGCGACGCCGCCCGGGCCCGGGTCGCCGAGCTGCTCGCCGAGGTGGCCAACGGGGTCGCCGCCGCGCACGGCTGCACCGCCGAGGTCCGCGTCGACCCGGGCTACCCGCCGACCGTCAATGATCCGGCGGAGGCCCGGTGGGCGCTGGCCACCGTGGCGGGCGTCCTCGGTGCCGAGCGGACGACGGAGCTGCCCACTCCGATGCCGGCCAGTGAGGACTTCGCCTACCTGCTGCGGCGGATGCCGGGGGCGATGCTGATCCTGGGCACCCGGCCAGCGGACGGGCCGGTGGCCCCGGTGCACTCGCCGCAGATGCGGTTGGACGAGTCCGCGCTGACCGCCGGGGTCGCCGCCCTCGCCGCGCTCGCCCTCACGCCGCGCTGA
- a CDS encoding alpha/beta hydrolase — MARIRCDFFSEALGMGTSMTVLLPDRGAAGIGVPGGDVAGDPPVLYLLHGLTDDDTIWTRRTAIERYVAPLGLAVVMPQVARSFYTDEANGNRYWTFLTEELPEVCRTFFRLSGRREDTFVAGLSMGGYGAMKWALRHPERFAAAASLSGALDVAHRRDHPSTPLDPAVWRTVWGDRQVPGTDDDTVALLARAGGDLPALYVACGTEDFLYEDNVRFVDTARDRGVPLTVSFSPGEHDWAYWDARIQDVLAWLPLARR; from the coding sequence GTGGCGCGGATCCGATGTGACTTCTTCTCCGAGGCCCTCGGCATGGGCACCTCGATGACGGTGCTCCTGCCCGACCGCGGCGCGGCCGGCATCGGCGTGCCCGGCGGCGACGTCGCCGGCGACCCGCCGGTGCTCTACCTGCTGCACGGGCTCACCGACGACGACACCATCTGGACCCGGCGCACCGCGATCGAGCGCTACGTCGCGCCGCTGGGACTGGCGGTGGTGATGCCGCAGGTCGCCCGCAGCTTCTACACCGACGAGGCCAACGGCAACCGGTACTGGACCTTCCTCACCGAGGAGCTGCCCGAGGTGTGCCGGACGTTCTTCCGGCTCTCCGGGCGCCGGGAGGACACCTTCGTCGCCGGCCTGTCGATGGGCGGCTACGGCGCGATGAAGTGGGCCCTGCGCCACCCCGAACGGTTCGCCGCGGCGGCCAGCCTCTCCGGCGCGCTGGACGTGGCCCACCGCCGCGACCACCCCAGCACCCCGCTCGACCCGGCGGTCTGGCGCACGGTCTGGGGCGACCGGCAGGTCCCCGGCACCGACGACGACACGGTGGCGCTGCTGGCGCGCGCCGGCGGTGACCTGCCGGCCCTCTACGTCGCCTGCGGCACCGAGGACTTCCTCTACGAGGACAACGTCCGCTTCGTCGACACCGCCCGCGACCGGGGCGTGCCGCTGACCGTGAGCTTCTCCCCCGGCGAGCACGACTGGGCGTACTGGGACGCGCGGATCCAGGACGTGCTGGCCTGGCTTCCCCTGGCCCGGCGTTAG
- a CDS encoding DUF6058 family natural product biosynthesis protein, producing MDLRQQVAARFREVNGTHPMTPTDDAYVSTQFVVLDELCTATGQDPDDVRRLMLDRRLPLPGYLRSDGAQMVPADLFALAGRAGGVARLPAWFIRQWTDPAHGTAEWDAYLSGQYVCLHRVTPENIQRKDELTAAIGAAPAQPDAGSATWRERLHGWVDELDALEPAFTGYDRLRFGGPTSRDTHVDAVRARWPRPVTAPAPG from the coding sequence GTGGATCTGCGGCAACAGGTGGCGGCACGGTTCCGCGAGGTCAACGGGACACACCCGATGACCCCGACGGACGACGCGTACGTGAGCACGCAGTTCGTCGTGCTCGACGAGCTGTGCACGGCGACCGGGCAGGACCCTGACGACGTACGCCGCCTGATGCTCGACCGGCGGCTGCCGCTGCCCGGCTACCTGCGCTCGGACGGCGCGCAGATGGTCCCGGCCGACCTGTTCGCGCTGGCCGGACGAGCCGGCGGCGTGGCGCGGCTGCCCGCGTGGTTCATCCGGCAGTGGACGGACCCGGCCCACGGCACGGCCGAGTGGGACGCCTACCTCAGCGGCCAATACGTCTGCCTGCACCGGGTCACCCCGGAGAACATCCAGCGCAAGGACGAGCTCACGGCGGCGATCGGCGCCGCACCGGCCCAGCCGGACGCCGGCTCGGCGACCTGGCGGGAACGGCTGCACGGGTGGGTCGACGAGTTGGACGCGCTCGAACCCGCGTTCACCGGCTACGACCGGCTCCGGTTCGGGGGTCCCACCTCGCGCGACACCCACGTCGACGCGGTACGGGCCCGCTGGCCCCGCCCGGTCACGGCACCGGCCCCGGGATGA
- a CDS encoding class I SAM-dependent methyltransferase — protein sequence MNRHHPHQEHQHGILIQDARRYEWAARIGMWGRRRQVYDGLVALAGIGPGDRVLDVGCGTGYLTRRAARAVGPIGVAVGIDPSASVIGYAATRSPANCTFQVAGAQALPHPDGTFDAVVSSLAIHHLPPDEQVTALREMRRVLRPGGRLLIADFRAEPRHHRLAGLFVGLARRARRHHPMPDLAGLIREAGFTPTGAGDRWPALHYVQARRPDDDVSVATEHSRP from the coding sequence ATGAACCGACACCACCCGCACCAGGAGCACCAGCACGGCATCCTGATCCAGGACGCCCGGCGCTACGAGTGGGCCGCGCGGATCGGCATGTGGGGTCGCCGCCGCCAGGTCTATGACGGCCTTGTCGCGCTGGCCGGCATCGGCCCCGGCGACCGGGTGCTCGACGTCGGCTGCGGCACCGGATACCTCACCCGGCGGGCGGCCCGAGCCGTCGGCCCCATCGGGGTGGCGGTCGGGATCGACCCGTCCGCGTCGGTCATCGGGTACGCCGCGACCCGGTCACCGGCCAACTGCACCTTCCAGGTGGCCGGCGCGCAGGCGCTGCCCCACCCCGACGGCACCTTCGACGCGGTGGTCTCCAGCCTCGCGATTCACCATCTCCCGCCGGACGAGCAGGTCACCGCGCTGCGCGAGATGCGCCGGGTGCTCCGGCCCGGCGGGCGGCTGCTGATCGCCGACTTCCGCGCCGAGCCGCGCCACCACCGCCTGGCCGGCCTCTTCGTCGGGCTGGCCCGCCGCGCCCGCCGCCACCACCCGATGCCGGACCTCGCCGGCCTGATCCGGGAAGCGGGATTCACCCCGACCGGCGCCGGGGACCGGTGGCCCGCACTGCACTATGTGCAGGCCCGGCGCCCGGACGACGACGTTTCGGTGGCCACCGAACACTCCCGGCCCTAA
- a CDS encoding TetR/AcrR family transcriptional regulator, whose translation MPKLWNETIEAHRRAVHDAILDATVELAAEHGAMTVTMSQIAEKSGIGRATLYKYFPDVPAILLAWRDREIATHLARLVEARDRSDEPGRRLAAVLDTYAGNQRDRLRHHALLGPELGALLHRHHHATDAHRQVTELLRDLIADAARSGSVRADVPPAELATYCVHALHAAAALPSAAAVRRLVAVTLAGLRTP comes from the coding sequence GTGCCGAAGTTGTGGAACGAGACGATCGAGGCGCACCGCCGCGCGGTGCACGACGCGATCCTGGACGCGACCGTGGAGCTGGCCGCCGAGCACGGGGCGATGACGGTGACCATGTCCCAGATCGCGGAGAAGTCCGGTATCGGGCGCGCCACCCTCTACAAGTACTTCCCGGACGTCCCGGCGATCCTGCTCGCCTGGCGCGACCGCGAGATCGCCACCCATCTGGCCCGGCTCGTCGAGGCCCGGGACCGCTCCGACGAGCCCGGCCGGCGGCTGGCGGCGGTCCTCGACACGTACGCCGGCAACCAGCGCGACCGGCTGCGGCACCACGCCCTGCTCGGCCCCGAACTCGGGGCGCTGCTGCACCGCCACCACCACGCCACCGACGCCCACCGGCAGGTCACCGAACTGCTGCGCGACCTGATCGCCGACGCCGCCCGGTCCGGATCGGTGCGCGCCGACGTGCCCCCGGCCGAGCTGGCCACGTACTGCGTGCACGCGCTGCACGCCGCCGCCGCCCTGCCGTCCGCCGCCGCGGTCCGCCGGCTCGTCGCCGTCACCCTCGCCGGCCTGCGTACGCCCTGA